The proteins below are encoded in one region of Oncorhynchus tshawytscha isolate Ot180627B linkage group LG04, Otsh_v2.0, whole genome shotgun sequence:
- the tshz3b gene encoding teashirt homolog 3b, producing the protein MPRRKQQAPRRAAAYAPEDEKEAALLDEDLEGEDSAGEEEPAVKYICQDKDFLFNDRPGFHDSPVADFSGHELDNESHLSESSDRMSDFESASLKNEEEVAKVPLTSLSPSSSVMMATATASAMEDGATTGPDSLEQMKAIYTSFLTNSYWSSLNFNLTQPPAVEKPPRSHSSSSSSSSSSCGSNGNGYDWHQSAVAKTLQQVSQNQNRLIHPAAEQNNLFSTVQLYRQSTKLYGSIFTGASKFRCKDCSAAYDTLVGLTVHMNETGHYRDDNHETDSDGTKRWSKPRKRSLLEMEGKEDAQKVLKCMYCGHSFESLQDLSVHMIKTKHYQKVPLKEPVTPVAAKIFSSARKRAPIELDLPSSPDSNGGTPKTSLNDHNDPLQKASNPYITPNNRYGHQNGASYAWQFESRKSQILKCMECGSSHDTLQELTAHMMVTGHFIKVTNSAIKKGKPIMESPPPPVPTISAGEEKFQSVPLAATAFSPPPPPIPPPSSVSPAMAVEIKKEEKEEECMKETTNSSKDKKTGDDETEEKFDISSKYSYLTEEDLEESPKGGFDILKSLENTVTSAINKAQNGAPSWGGYPSIHAAYQLPNIMKLSLANSGKSSALKYMFPGGEILSQNAKNQPLISPPSRQTSPLPKNNFHAMEELVKKVTEKVAKVEEKMREPNVRASPLRRTTPSPCSSEAGESARGESPKERRGSKTPESIGGGSHKDCNGDTNMKESLENGMESAVKSPISALCGSTAIITDHPPEQPFVNPLSALQSVMNVHLGKAAKPALPSLDPMSMLFKMSNSLAEKAAVAASTPAQTKKNNEHLDRYFYHVNNDQPIDLTKGKNEKSSSLGSAALSSSTSTPSSVSPSSTATMAKASSAVASFMSNSPLRENALSDISDMLRNLTESQASKSSTPTSLSERSDLEGSTQEELEEISPAQKRKGRQSNWNPQHLHILQAQFAASLRQTGDGKFVMSDLSPQERMHISRFTGLSMTTISHWLANVKYQLRRTGGTKFLKNLDSGHPVFFCSDCASQIRSPSTYVSHLESHLGFRLRDLAKLSGEQLVSQISRHTKSLSEKLLSNHSNSHSHAHSPSPSPEEDGSSTSYQCKLCNRTFASKHAVKLHLSKTHGKSPEDHLMYVCELEKQ; encoded by the exons ATGCCGCGGAGGAAACAGCAAGCGCCCCGGCGTGCAGCAG cGTATGCCCCTGAGGATGAGAAGGAGGCTGCCCTGCTTGATGAGGACCTGGAGGGGGAGGACTCTGCCGGGGAGGAGGAGCCTGCGGTCAAGTACATATGCCAAGACAAGGACTTCCTTTTCAATGACCGGCCTGGTTTCCATGACTCCCCCGTGGCCGACTTCTCCGGCCATGAGTTGGACAATGAGTCTCACCTGAGTGAGTCCAGTGACCGCATGTCAGACTTTGAGAGTGCCTCTCTCAAAAACGAGGAGGAGGTCGCGAAGGTGCCCCTAACGTCCTTGTCGCCATCTTCCTCTGTCATGATGGCCACCGCCACAGCCTCAGCCATGGAGGATGGCGCCACCACCGGGCCAGACAGCCTGGAGCAGATGAAGGCCATCTACACCAGCTTCCTGACCAACTCTTACTGGTCGTCTCTGAACTTCAACCTCACCCAGCCGCCAGCGGTGGAGAAACCTCCACGcagccacagcagcagcagcagtagcagtagcagcagttgtggCAGCAATGGCAATGGTTACGACTGGCACCAGTCCGCCGTGGCCAAGACCCTCCAGCAGGTCTCTCAGAACCAGAACCGGCTCATCCACCCAGCAGCGGAGCAAAACAACCTGTTCAGCACCGTGCAGCTCTACCGTCAGAGCACAAAGCTCTATGGCTCCATCTTCACAGGTGCCAGTAAGTTCCGCTGCAAGGACTGCAGCGCTGCCTATGACACGCTGGTGGGGCTGACTGTACACATGAATGAGACAGGCCACTACCGCGATGACAACCACGAGACAGACAGCGACGGCACCAAGCGCTGGTCCAAGCCACGCAAGCGATCCCTCCTGGAGATGGAAGGGAAAGAAGATGCTCAGAAGGTCCTGAAGTGTATGTACTGTGGACATTCCTTTGAGTCTCTGCAGGACCTCAGTGTCCACATGATTAAGACAAAACACTACCAGAAAGTGCCTCTGAAGGagccagtgactcctgtggcagccAAGATCTTCTCCTCCGCCCGGAAGAGAGCCCCCATCGAGCTCGACCTCCCCAGCTCCCCAGACTCCAACGGGGGCACCCCCAAAACCTCCCTAAATGACCATAATGACCCCCTACAGAAGGCATCCAACCCCTACATCACCCCAAATAACCGTTACGGCCACCAGAATGGAGCCAGCTATGCATGGCAGTTCGAGTCCAGGAAGTCCCAGATCCTGAAATGCATGGAATGTGGCAGCTCCCACGATACACTTCAGGAGCTTACAGCACATATGATGGTGACCGGTCACTTCATCAAGGTCACAAACTCTGCCATTAAGAAAGGCAAGCCCATCATGGAGTCTCCCCCACCGCCCGTCCCGACCATCTCTGCCGGTGAGGAGAAATTCCAGTCTGTACCACTGGCAGCCACAGcattctccccacctcctccccccatACCTCCTCCCTCTAGTGTTTCCCCTGCCATGGCTGTGGAGAttaagaaggaggagaaggaagaggaatgTATGAAGGAAACCACTAACAGCAGCAAAGACAAGAAGACCGGAGATGACGAGACAGAGGAGAAATTCGATATCTCCTCCAAATACTCTTACTTAACAGAGGAGGATCTAGAGGAGAGCCCTAAGGGAGGGTTTGACATCCTCAAGTCCTTGGAGAACACAGTGACATCAGCCATCAACAAAGCACAGAACGGTGCTCCCAGCTGGGGAGGCTACCCCAGCATCCATGCTGCATACCAGCTCCCAAACATCATGAAGCTTTCACTGGCCAACTCAGGAAAGAGCTCAGCTCTGAAGTACATGTTCCCCGGAGGAGAGATCCTGTCCCAAAACGCCAAAAACCAACCTCTGATCTCCCCGCCCAGCCGtcagacctctcctctccccaaaaACAACTTCCACGCCATGGAGGAGCTGGTGAAGAAGGTGACTGAGAAAGTAGCCAAGGTGGAGGAGAAGATGCGGGAGCCGAATGTAAGGGCGTCCCCACTGAGACGAACCACACCCTCCCCCTGCAGTAGCGAGGCCGGGGAGTCAGCCAGAGGGGAGTCCcctaaagagaggagagggtctaAAACCCCAGAGAGCATCGGAGGAGGCAGCCACAAAGACTGTAACGGTGACACCAATATGAAGGAGTCGCTGGAGAATGGAATGGAGTCGGCTGTCAAATCCCCCATCTCTGCCTTGTGTGGCAGCACAGCCATTATTACAGACCACCCGCCAGAGCAGCCCTTCGTCAATCCTCTAAGTGCTCTTCAGTCCGTGATGAACGTCCACCTGGGTAAGGCAGCCAAGCCTGCTCTGCCGTCCCTGGACCCCATGAGCATGCTCTTCAAGATGAGCAACAGCCTGGCAGAGAAGGCCGCGGTCGCCGCTTCCACCCCAGCTCAGACCAAAAAAAACAACGAGCACTTAGACCGCTACTTCTACCACGTCAACAACGACCAGCCAATAGACCTGACCAAAGGCAAGAATGAAAAGAGTAGCTCCCTGGGTTCGGCTGCCCTGTCGTCATCCACATCAacaccctcctctgtctccccctcctccacagcCACCATGGCCAAGGCCTCATCTGCTGTGGCTTCATTCATGTCCAACTCCCCGCTGCGTGAGAACGCCCTGTCTGACATATCAGACATGCTGAGAAACCTGACAGAGAGTCAAGCCTCTAAGTCCTCCACGCCCACCAGCCTGTCGGAAAGGTCTGACCTCGAGGGTTCCACTCAAGAGGAGCTAGAGGAGATCTCTCCAGCCCAGAAACGCAAGGGCCGGCAGTCCAACTGGAACCCTCAGCACCTGCACATCCTACAGGCCCAGTTCGCTGCCAGCCTCCGGCAGACTGGCGATGGGAAGTTCGTGATGTCAGACCTGAGCCCCCAGGAGAGGATGCACATCTCCCGTTTCACAGGCCTCTCCATGACTACCATCAGCCACTGGCTGGCCAACGTCAAGTACCAGCTGAGGAGAACCGGAGGGACGAAGTTCTTAAAGAACCTGGACTCAGGCCACCCAGTGTTCTTCTGCAGCGACTGTGCTTCTCAGATCCGTTCCCCCTCCACCTACGTCAGCCACTTGGAGTCTCACCTGGGCTTCAGACTCCGAGACCTGGCCAAACTGTCTGGAGAGCAGCTTGTCAGCCAGATCTCACGTCACACCAAAAGCCTGTCCGAAAAACTGCTCTCCAACCACTCCAACTCTCACTCCCACGCCcactccccgtctccctcccctgAAGAGGACGGCAGCAGCACCTCGTATCAGTGCAAGCTCTGCAACCGGACTTTTGCAAGCAAGCACGCAGTCAAGCTCCACCTGAGCAAGACCCATGGGAAATCCCCAGAGGACCACCTTATGTATGTCTGTGAGCTTGAGAAACAGTAG